From Cecembia calidifontis, one genomic window encodes:
- a CDS encoding phytanoyl-CoA dioxygenase family protein: MEDLSHYHHPITDLFPQPKSRQDWDQYRLSKEQIEFFNEQGYLSGIKLLDEKQIEVLKKELEEVADPMHPLHHLFHEFHSNESTDPNTVLFHSLGHWRISKAFHDVIWNPAFLMAAHQLLGGKGVRFWHDQLFCKPAHHGGVVAWHQDYSYWTRTVKMQHLTCWCGLDDATIENGCIYYVPGSHKWGLLQKPALAGQMEGLLQFLTEEQKAAFKPVPVELKAGYATFHHPLMVHGSYENKSNRSRRAFVLNVFADGTVSNTDEELLKGVPIITKGNKMEGQFFPLLFSPNLA; encoded by the coding sequence ATGGAAGACCTATCTCACTACCATCACCCTATCACTGATTTGTTTCCACAGCCCAAATCCAGGCAGGATTGGGACCAATACCGCCTAAGTAAAGAACAAATAGAATTTTTCAATGAGCAAGGGTATCTTAGCGGAATAAAGCTATTAGATGAAAAACAGATTGAAGTTCTAAAGAAAGAACTGGAGGAAGTAGCAGACCCCATGCATCCGCTGCATCACCTTTTTCATGAATTTCATTCTAATGAATCCACGGATCCCAACACAGTACTCTTTCATTCGCTAGGGCATTGGAGGATTTCAAAAGCATTCCATGATGTGATTTGGAATCCGGCATTTTTAATGGCTGCCCATCAATTACTGGGCGGAAAAGGTGTCCGTTTTTGGCATGACCAGCTTTTTTGTAAACCTGCCCACCACGGCGGTGTTGTCGCCTGGCATCAGGATTATTCCTATTGGACCAGAACAGTTAAAATGCAGCACCTCACCTGCTGGTGCGGTTTGGATGATGCTACTATTGAGAATGGTTGTATTTATTATGTTCCGGGAAGCCACAAGTGGGGATTACTCCAAAAACCCGCACTAGCTGGTCAAATGGAAGGATTGTTACAATTTTTGACCGAAGAACAAAAAGCAGCATTCAAGCCTGTCCCTGTCGAACTTAAAGCCGGTTATGCTACCTTTCATCATCCTTTGATGGTACACGGAAGTTACGAAAACAAGTCTAACCGAAGCAGAAGGGCTTTTGTATTGAATGTGTTTGCCGATGGCACTGTCTCAAACACGGATGAAGAATTATT